A genome region from Anastrepha obliqua isolate idAnaObli1 chromosome 4, idAnaObli1_1.0, whole genome shotgun sequence includes the following:
- the LOC129245785 gene encoding uncharacterized protein LOC129245785, with product MPNREAAELDRIGDVNAKIAELKKRILLAEGQKTANAAEWQKQNRINRDTITTLKKEIKELTNKCGQLRNPLQRAVIIKEEPPTAEVRKASSATTTAIAVGKMSYPIGARSVDDAIFLTDLKITEQRKQLDLLRHRFKCRKERLAKLVQQYRELNTAKAAQAQNMGEKPPETLEEDANRKLVCQLENEIHRTNVQWMEAEHIRKKYRSIEGSLMNDAERFERSLRELEAALSEQQAEIDRLQQVHNEAIEMRDAAKAILQRQEQQAHLSQKTRERQAVDFRRQVEARKMELERIGRKLFVENKTLVHQDSLGSSSGDQLTAKTETEVDETTELQNLTNEMENLFKHLMEVSGATTPAEVYDRFCSQKESSVRLSYLRNAAEKEKTQLEEQREQLSLSLEAMKFSDVKESEVNQEVIEQIKTKIADLEIEQQKSTEDSEHTQIVLKFIREHLSEMIYKLQEVDESHINLKAKGLYIHVENLPKFLANEAQDDDFIEILKFKLQRCQELCKPAELALTEVPKLELESDELYPSIEPPTQVPTVAESEKPQPMPLCYYNLLAGRAQRAAGTSSSSPEQAPAAAAAPDEESEVPTRQYLKRQSVLIVDSKSRRKPFRPTPVGRKK from the exons ATGCCCAACCGCGAGGCTGCAGAATTGGACAGGATTGGCGAtgtaaatgcaaaaattgcggAGCTAAAGAAACGTATACTATTAGCAG aGGGCCAGAAGACAGCCAACGCAGCCGAATGGCAGAAGCAGAATCGCATAAATCGTGATACCATCACGACACTGAAGAAGGAAATCAAAGAGCTAACCAACAAATGTGGTCAGTTGCGGAATCCTCTACAGCGTGCTGTCATCATTAAAGAAGAGCCACCCACAGCAGAAGTGCGCAAAGCAAGCAGTGCCACCACCACCGCCATAGCTGTGGGGAAAATGAGTTACCCTATTGGTGCGCGAAGTGTAGATGATGCAATTTTTCTGACCGATTTAAAAATAACCGAACAACGCAAGCAATTGGATCTGCTGCGACATCGCTTCAAATGCCGGAAAGAGCGTTTAGCCAAGCTGGTGCAGCAATACCGCGAGCTGAATACAGCCAAAGCGGCACAAGCACAAAATATGGGCGAGAAGCCGCCGGAGACTTTGGAGGAGGATGCAAACAGAAAG TTAGTCTGCCAGCTGGAGAATGAGATACATCGCACCAATGTGCAGTGGATGGAAGCGGAACATATACGCAAGAAGTATCGCTCTATTGAGGGTTCGCTGATGAATGACGCTGAACGCTTCGAGCGTAGTCTACGCGAGTTGGAAGCAGCACTCAGTGAGCAACAAGCAGAGATCGATAGGTTGCAG CAAGTGCACAATGAGGCCATAGAGATGCGCGATGCCGCTAAAGCTATACTCCAACGCCAGGAACAACAGGCGCATCTCTCACAGAAGACACGCGAGCGTCAAGCTGTTGATTTTCGTAGGCAAGTGGAAGCACGTAAAATGGAGCTGGAGCGCATTGGACGGAAAttatttgttgaaaacaaaacaCTTGTGCATCAGGACAGTCTCGGCTCGAGCTCCGGTGATCAACTCACAGCGAAAACCGAAACTGAAGTGGATGAGACAACAGAGCTGCAAAACTTAACTAACGAAATGGAGAATCTCTTCAAGCACCTAATGGAAGTGAGTGGTGCGACCACACCCGCCGAGGTCTATGACCGCTTTTGTTCACAAAAAGAATCTTCCGTGCGGCTATCATACTTACGAAATGCGGCAGAGAAAGAGAAGACTCAATTGGAAGAACAAAGAGAGCAGCTATCACTCTCACTGGAGGCAATGAAGTTCTCGGATGTCAAGGAGAGTGAGGT TAATCAAGAGGTGATTGAGCAAATTAAGACCAAAATTGCAGACCTAGAGATAGAACAACAAAAGAGCACTGAGGACTCCGAGCATACtcaaattgttttgaaatttatcaGAGAGCATTTGAGCGAAATGATTTATAAGCTACAAGAAGTGGATGAGAGTCATATAAATCTGAAGGCGAAAGGCTTGTATATACACGTGGAGAATTTGCCAAAGTTTTTGGCCAACGAGGCACAGGATGATGACTTTATAGAA attttgaaatttaagcTGCAGCGTTGTCAGGAGCTGTGCAAGCCCGCAGAACTTGCTCTAACGGAAGTGCCGAAATTGGAGCTTGAG AGCGATGAACTCTATCCATCGATAGAGCCACCCACCCAGGTGCCCACCGTGGCCGAGAGTGAGAAGCCACAACCAATGCCGCTGTGTTATTACAATCTGCTGGCAGGACGCGCTCAACGTGCGGCTGGCACTTCGTCCTCTTCACCTGAGCAGGCACCGGCTGCAG CTGCTGCGCCTGATGAGGAGAGTGAGGTGCCCACACGTCAATACCTGAAGCGGCAGTCTGTGCTCATTGTGGATTCCAAGTCGAGGCGTAAACCTTTTCGGCCGACGCCTGTTGGTAGAAAGAAATAA
- the LOC129244203 gene encoding tigger transposable element-derived protein 6-like yields the protein MTSLLQPMDQGIIYNMKQHYRKRILTNILTQVDEGNSVMAIDLLQAVRNFSNVWNVYVKPQTIANCFKKAGFSKDAMQIPFEHWDEEDILSISDLAALQSSFKKVANIEASFDDYVNVDNGVQTWDNPSEEDILNSIFERRGVPAEPDNDEYDFTVEELAETEEALPTLIQAASSISVIRTFVEMRSDVPIKSLHDLEAFIENEKWKTVIQTKLTDYFK from the exons ATGACTTCGTTACTGCAACCAATGGACCAAGGCATTATCTACAACATGAAACAACATTACAGAAAACGAATTTTAACGAATATATTGACTCAAGTGGATGAGGGAAATTCTGTTATGGCCATAGACTTGCTGCAAGCAGTTCGAAATTTTAGCAATGTATGGAATGTCTACGTTAAACCACAAACAATTGCCAACTGTTTTAAAAAGGCTGGATTTTCAAAAGATGCTATGCAGATTCCATTTGAGCATTGGGATGAAGAGGACATTCTTTCAATATCGGATTTGGCTGCTTTACAGTCTTCATTCAAAAAAGTAGCAAATATCGAAGCATCGTTTGATGACTACGTAAATGTTGATAATGGTGTGCAGACTTGGGACAACCCATCCGAAGAAGATATTCTCAACAGCATTTTTGAAAGACGCGGAGTTCCAGCTGAACCTG ATAACGATGAATACGATTTCACCGTTGAAGAATTGGCAGAAACTGAGGAGGCATTACCTACGTTGATACAAGCTGCTTCATCCATTAGCGTAATTAGAACCTTTGTGGAAATGAGGAGTGACGTGCCGATTAAATCTCTACATGATTTGGaagcttttattgaaaatgaaaaatggaaGACTGTAATTCAAACCAAACTCAccgattattttaaataa